GCCGCTTCGGATTGGTACCCGACCGCCTCCGCTACGCCGCCGGTGGAAAGGGACGATCTCTTCAGTTCGTTCGCTGCCAGCGTCATCCGAATGTCGGTCAGGAGATCGCTGGCTGATCTTCCGAGCTTCTCCTGGAATTGGCGGGCGAGCGTGGCCCGAGACATGTTGCACAGTCGCGCGAGCTCCGGCAACGACCATGCCCGCGCTGGCTCGTTGAATAGAGCGACCACCGCCGGCGCCAGACGCGGTTGCGCGGCCAACGCGAGGAAACCTTGCGGTGCTTCATCCATCTCGCTGGCGAGCCGCAGCACTAGCGCGAACATCGCGGTCGACAGCGCGTTGAGCATCGCACGGCCACCCAGGAGATCGCCTGCGGACTCACCACGCATCAGGGAGACCAGACCTGCAAGCTGCCCGCCAGCCTCGTTCTGTCCGGCGTGAACGCCGACATTCACGACCAGACGCGCCGGCAAATAGCTGCGTAGCAGCCGGTCATGCGGAGGTGCAATGGCGAAGTGTCCACACAAGAGATCAAGTCGTTCGTCCGAACCGGGATTTTCGCTGATCGTGAAGTTGAGAGCCGCGCGGTTGCGGGCTGGCAGGGGCGCGGTGCCACTGCCGTCGTGCATGACGTGACGAGGATTGCCGGGAAGCAGCAGGATGTCGCCCGCCTTCAGCCGCAGCGGTCGCCCTCCCGCCGGATCGTCCAGCGTCGCCGAGCCGGCCAGCACAGCGTGATACGGGATTTCGTTCGCTCCTCCAGGCCCCTGATCGATGCGCCATGGCGCGCCGTAAGAGCAGCGCAGATCGAGCCGCCCGCGTACGGGCATCATTTCGAACAGCCGGCTGAGCCAATCCATGGCGATTCCTGAAAGCGACGATCTTGAGACGATGGAGCATATAATCGAGATTATATGACATTCAGTGTCTCAAATCGAGGTCCTATTGTCACTCCGCAATCGTTCACCAACCCAAACGCAGGAGTGACACCATGTCCCGTCTTTCAGTTCCGAACCTCGAAACCGACACCGGCCCGTCGGGCCAGATTCATGGCCAGATCAAGAAGGCGATCGGCAGTGTGCCGAATACCTTCGCGGTCATCGCCGCCCACGGTCCCGCCGCCCTCAAGTCGGTCCTCGCCGCCGACGCGGTGCTCGCTGCAGGTACGCTGACGAAGCGCGACCAGGAGATCATCAAGCTCGTCATCAGCGCGGCAGGCGGCTGCGACTACTGCGTCGCCGCCCACAACCATCTTGCCAGGCTCGCCGGTGTGAAGCCGGAGGTGCTGAAGCAAATCCGCGATAGCCAGCCAACGGATGACGCCAAGCGCGATGCAT
This portion of the Bradyrhizobium sp. AZCC 2262 genome encodes:
- a CDS encoding AraC family transcriptional regulator, with the translated sequence MDWLSRLFEMMPVRGRLDLRCSYGAPWRIDQGPGGANEIPYHAVLAGSATLDDPAGGRPLRLKAGDILLLPGNPRHVMHDGSGTAPLPARNRAALNFTISENPGSDERLDLLCGHFAIAPPHDRLLRSYLPARLVVNVGVHAGQNEAGGQLAGLVSLMRGESAGDLLGGRAMLNALSTAMFALVLRLASEMDEAPQGFLALAAQPRLAPAVVALFNEPARAWSLPELARLCNMSRATLARQFQEKLGRSASDLLTDIRMTLAANELKRSSLSTGGVAEAVGYQSEAAFQRAFKSHMGVTPAQWRKTQRREVLVSPAVRVGAKPGKKS
- a CDS encoding carboxymuconolactone decarboxylase family protein → MSRLSVPNLETDTGPSGQIHGQIKKAIGSVPNTFAVIAAHGPAALKSVLAADAVLAAGTLTKRDQEIIKLVISAAGGCDYCVAAHNHLARLAGVKPEVLKQIRDSQPTDDAKRDALVGFVRKLAQSSGTVSDQDFAAIKAAGYSDAQLVDISLAFATTVFTNVFNRINDTEIDFPAVA